From a single Pseudalkalibacillus hwajinpoensis genomic region:
- the tgt gene encoding tRNA guanosine(34) transglycosylase Tgt → MTDPIRYELIKTCKQSGARLGKLHTPHGTFETPMFMPVGTLATVKTMSPEELKEMGAGVILSNTYHLWLRPGHDIVKEAGGLHKFMNWDQPILTDSGGFQVFSLSDLRQIEEKGVHFRNHLSGEKLFLSPEGAMEIQNALGSDIMMAFDECPPYPAEFDYMKSSVERTSRWAERCLTAHERKDVQGLFGIVQGGEYEELRKQSAQDLVSLDFPGYAVGGLSVGEPKDVMNRVLEFTTPHLPSQKPRYLMGVGSPDSLIDGAIRGIDMFDCVLPTRIARNGTLMTSNGRLVVRNAKFARDFRPLDENCDCHVCRNYSRAYIRHLVKANETFGFRLTTYHNLYFLLNLMKQVRQAIMDDRLLDFKDEFFEQYGFNKPNAKNF, encoded by the coding sequence ATGACAGATCCAATTCGCTATGAATTAATTAAAACGTGTAAGCAAAGCGGAGCACGTCTCGGTAAGCTACACACCCCGCATGGCACGTTTGAAACGCCGATGTTTATGCCTGTCGGAACGCTTGCGACAGTTAAAACGATGAGTCCTGAAGAGTTAAAAGAAATGGGCGCAGGCGTGATTTTAAGTAATACGTATCATCTCTGGCTTCGGCCGGGTCACGATATTGTAAAAGAGGCAGGCGGACTTCACAAATTTATGAATTGGGATCAGCCGATTTTAACTGATTCAGGTGGCTTCCAGGTATTTAGTTTAAGTGACCTCAGACAAATTGAAGAGAAAGGGGTTCACTTCCGAAATCATCTTAGTGGAGAGAAGCTGTTCCTTTCTCCTGAAGGCGCAATGGAAATTCAAAACGCTCTTGGTTCTGATATCATGATGGCATTTGATGAATGCCCGCCATATCCTGCTGAATTTGATTATATGAAGAGCTCTGTAGAACGTACAAGCCGCTGGGCGGAACGATGTCTGACTGCTCATGAACGTAAGGATGTCCAGGGATTGTTCGGTATTGTGCAAGGTGGAGAGTATGAAGAGTTAAGAAAACAAAGTGCACAGGATCTTGTTTCGTTAGATTTTCCAGGTTATGCGGTTGGTGGTCTTTCGGTTGGTGAACCGAAAGATGTCATGAACCGTGTGCTAGAATTTACTACGCCACATCTTCCAAGCCAGAAGCCTCGTTACTTAATGGGGGTTGGTTCTCCAGATTCATTGATTGATGGTGCCATTCGCGGAATTGACATGTTTGACTGTGTACTGCCAACGCGTATTGCACGGAATGGAACACTTATGACAAGCAACGGTCGTCTTGTTGTGAGAAATGCAAAGTTTGCCCGTGATTTTCGACCGCTTGATGAAAATTGTGATTGCCATGTGTGCCGTAATTATTCAAGAGCATATATCCGACATTTAGTTAAAGCCAACGAAACATTCGGCTTCAGATTAACGACTTACCATAATCTCTATTTTCTGTTAAACTTGATGAAGCAAGTTAGGCAGGCGATTATGGATGATCGTCTCCTGGACTTTAAGGATGAGTTTTTTGAACAGTATGGTTTTAATAAGCCGAACGCAAAAAACTTTTAA
- the queA gene encoding tRNA preQ1(34) S-adenosylmethionine ribosyltransferase-isomerase QueA produces the protein MNVNDFDFELPERLIAQTPLKERTKSRLMVLDPQNEKMEHREFSNLEDYIEPGDCLVLNDTRVMPARLYGMKEETGAKIEVLLLKQLEEDEWETLVKPAKRVKPGTVITFGDGRLTAVCKESLEHGGRVLEFQYDGVFYEVLDQLGEMPLPPYITETLDDQERYQTVFAKHRGSAAAPTAGLHFTEEMLQRLEDKDVHVAFITLHVGLGTFRPVSVDNILEHEMHGEFYQLTKGTAELLNRVREEGGRIISVGTTSTRTLETVASAHEGQFEEASGWTDIFIYPGYTFQAIDGLITNFHLPQSTLIMLVSALAGREFIISAYRTAVEEEYRFFSFGDAMLILEGSLKA, from the coding sequence ATGAACGTAAATGATTTTGATTTTGAACTTCCAGAACGTTTGATTGCTCAAACGCCGTTAAAAGAACGTACAAAGTCCCGTTTGATGGTACTTGATCCGCAGAATGAGAAGATGGAACACCGGGAATTTTCCAATCTCGAAGACTACATAGAGCCAGGGGATTGTCTTGTTCTGAATGATACAAGAGTGATGCCAGCAAGACTTTATGGAATGAAGGAAGAAACAGGAGCTAAAATTGAAGTGCTTCTTCTGAAACAGTTAGAAGAAGACGAGTGGGAAACGCTAGTGAAGCCTGCGAAACGCGTGAAACCAGGTACGGTTATTACGTTTGGCGATGGCAGGCTTACTGCTGTGTGTAAGGAGTCGCTTGAGCATGGTGGACGTGTTCTTGAATTCCAATATGATGGGGTTTTCTATGAAGTGCTTGACCAGCTGGGGGAGATGCCATTACCACCCTATATTACAGAAACGCTTGATGATCAGGAGCGGTATCAGACGGTGTTTGCAAAGCACCGTGGTTCCGCTGCTGCGCCAACAGCTGGCCTTCACTTTACAGAAGAAATGCTGCAGCGCTTAGAAGATAAAGACGTTCATGTAGCCTTTATTACGTTGCATGTAGGTCTTGGCACATTCCGACCGGTGTCAGTAGATAACATTCTTGAGCACGAAATGCATGGAGAGTTTTATCAACTTACAAAAGGAACGGCTGAGCTATTAAATCGAGTGAGGGAAGAGGGCGGACGAATTATTTCGGTCGGCACCACTTCAACCCGCACACTTGAAACGGTTGCGTCAGCACATGAAGGTCAGTTTGAAGAAGCTTCTGGATGGACAGATATTTTTATTTACCCGGGTTACACCTTTCAAGCAATCGATGGACTGATTACAAATTTCCACTTGCCTCAGTCAACATTGATCATGCTCGTAAGTGCCCTTGCGGGAAGAGAGTTTATCATTTCCGCTTATCGTACTGCTGTTGAAGAAGAATATCGCTTCTTCAGTTTTGGTGATGCGATGTTGATCTTGGAAGGGAGTTTAAAAGCATGA
- the ruvB gene encoding Holliday junction branch migration DNA helicase RuvB yields the protein MEDRILSGEQLSDDSSVEYSLRPQRLSQYIGQEKVKRNLEVFIEAAKMRNEPLDHVLLYGPPGLGKTTLSAIIANEMEVNLRTTSGPAIERPGDLAAILTALEPGDVLFIDEIHRLPRSVEEVLYPAMEDYCLDIVIGKGETARSVRLDLPPFTLIGATTRAGLLTAPLRDRFGVLSRLEYYLEDELQMILMRTADIFEVEMEQAAAVELARRSRGTPRIANRLLKRVRDFAQVKGDGIISLELASQALEMMQVDPLGLDHIDHKLLLSIIEKFRGGPVGVDTIAATIGEESHTIEDVYEPYLLQIGFLQRTPRGRMVTHLVYDHFGMEVPD from the coding sequence GTGGAAGATCGAATTCTATCAGGTGAGCAGCTCAGCGATGACTCTTCCGTAGAATATAGCCTCCGTCCTCAGCGTTTAAGTCAGTACATCGGACAGGAAAAGGTTAAGCGTAACCTTGAAGTTTTTATTGAAGCAGCCAAAATGCGAAATGAGCCACTGGATCATGTGCTTCTTTACGGTCCTCCTGGTCTTGGAAAAACAACCCTTTCTGCCATTATCGCAAATGAAATGGAAGTCAATCTTAGAACAACGTCAGGTCCCGCCATTGAACGTCCGGGTGATCTTGCGGCCATCCTGACAGCACTAGAACCAGGCGATGTCCTTTTTATTGATGAGATTCATCGCTTGCCGAGGAGTGTAGAAGAAGTTCTATATCCTGCGATGGAAGATTATTGTCTTGATATTGTGATTGGGAAGGGGGAGACGGCTCGCTCTGTGAGACTGGACCTTCCTCCATTTACATTGATTGGTGCTACAACACGGGCCGGTCTGTTAACAGCCCCTCTAAGAGATCGCTTTGGCGTTCTCAGTAGACTCGAATACTATCTTGAAGATGAGTTGCAGATGATTCTAATGCGAACAGCAGATATATTTGAAGTTGAGATGGAACAAGCGGCAGCAGTAGAACTTGCGAGAAGGTCTCGGGGAACACCGCGAATTGCGAACCGATTACTTAAAAGAGTAAGAGACTTTGCTCAAGTAAAAGGGGATGGCATTATTTCACTTGAACTTGCCTCACAGGCTTTAGAAATGATGCAGGTCGATCCTCTAGGTCTGGATCACATTGATCATAAGCTTCTCCTTTCTATTATTGAAAAGTTTCGCGGCGGCCCGGTGGGTGTTGATACGATTGCCGCTACAATTGGGGAAGAAAGTCATACCATCGAAGACGTGTATGAACCGTATCTTCTTCAAATCGGTTTTTTACAGCGTACGCCACGTGGTAGAATGGTTACTCATCTCGTTTATGATCATTTTGGTATGGAGGTGCCTGATTAA
- a CDS encoding post-transcriptional regulator: MEEWKKEVYPALESKQDEFHFLGYNGASMDEIWDCLLARLKRNKDLEEIQLHRLVNEIMRLSVNEYMNWLTIHAYKGTDMFSKQQDA, encoded by the coding sequence ATGGAAGAGTGGAAGAAGGAAGTTTATCCTGCCCTTGAAAGCAAGCAGGACGAATTTCATTTTTTGGGATACAATGGGGCAAGCATGGATGAGATCTGGGATTGTCTCCTTGCACGTCTGAAACGAAACAAAGATTTAGAGGAAATCCAATTGCACCGTCTTGTTAATGAGATTATGAGGCTTTCTGTTAATGAATATATGAATTGGCTGACGATACACGCCTATAAAGGAACTGATATGTTCAGTAAGCAGCAGGACGCTTAG
- a CDS encoding TIGR04086 family membrane protein — protein MRSKHALSSMGSGLLAIVVIVLATGVLFSLILRFTSVSEQGISPFVIVGSVVAFFVGGFISGGKGGERGWMLGAGTACLYVLLLFLIQYLGYRISLNLEQLLYHAGYGAVCVLGGIIGVNVKGGNHREG, from the coding sequence ATGAGGTCTAAACATGCACTCTCAAGTATGGGATCAGGTTTACTCGCAATCGTCGTTATCGTTCTAGCGACAGGTGTACTTTTCTCACTTATTCTTCGGTTTACTTCCGTTTCAGAACAGGGTATTAGTCCATTTGTCATTGTCGGTTCTGTTGTCGCCTTCTTTGTAGGAGGATTTATTTCGGGTGGTAAAGGCGGAGAACGGGGGTGGATGCTTGGTGCTGGTACAGCCTGTTTGTATGTCCTCCTTCTATTTTTGATTCAATACCTTGGCTATCGGATCAGTTTGAATCTTGAACAGCTTCTCTATCACGCTGGCTATGGTGCCGTTTGTGTACTTGGTGGGATTATTGGAGTTAACGTAAAAGGTGGAAATCATCGAGAAGGCTAA
- a CDS encoding ArsB/NhaD family transporter, with amino-acid sequence MIIALTIFVLAYVGIITEKINRALVACGGGLLMLLSGITTTNSAFTNHVDWNTIALLFSMMILVSITSQNGIFEYIAIKLAQQVHGKPLPLLAVIGTLTALGSALLDNVTTVLLLVPVTLTLTRILKVTSLPFLVVVILSSNIGGTATLIGDPPNIMIGQAVDHLDFNDFLYNLAPIVVIIYGITIAGLVFFYRKSLTVNDRHREALLLLNAEDYLRRGPLLYKSLIVLLMTIAGFLLHPILHTELTNIAMAGAVLLLLLTQNEHKIEEVFESIEWVTLFFFIGLFILIGGLEEVGIIDEIARGILLYTDGDMPKTSLVILWGAGFLSAFLDNIPFVAAMIPVITEFSGYGMTNLDPLWWSLALGSCLGGNGTLIGASANVVVAGLALKEKQEVRFIEFMKIGIPIVCLSLIISTIYIYFRYLLPYY; translated from the coding sequence ATGATCATCGCACTCACCATATTTGTTCTTGCATATGTTGGCATCATTACAGAAAAAATAAATCGAGCCCTTGTTGCCTGCGGTGGCGGGTTACTCATGCTGCTCTCTGGAATAACAACTACAAATTCAGCCTTCACGAACCACGTTGACTGGAACACTATCGCTCTTCTATTTTCAATGATGATCCTTGTATCCATTACAAGCCAGAACGGTATTTTTGAGTATATTGCCATTAAACTTGCTCAGCAGGTACACGGAAAGCCTCTGCCGCTACTAGCTGTTATTGGAACGCTAACCGCTTTAGGATCTGCCCTCCTTGATAACGTTACAACAGTGCTACTTCTCGTCCCGGTCACCTTAACGCTTACTAGGATTTTGAAAGTCACGAGCCTCCCATTTCTCGTAGTGGTTATTCTATCCTCTAATATTGGTGGCACAGCTACGCTAATCGGAGATCCTCCGAATATCATGATTGGTCAGGCGGTAGACCATCTTGATTTTAATGATTTTCTATATAATCTTGCCCCAATTGTTGTCATCATTTATGGCATTACAATAGCTGGTCTTGTCTTCTTCTACCGGAAAAGTCTTACTGTAAATGATCGGCATCGAGAAGCACTGTTACTATTGAATGCTGAAGACTATTTGAGAAGGGGTCCACTTCTTTATAAGTCTTTAATCGTACTTCTTATGACAATTGCAGGGTTCCTTTTACATCCTATTCTCCATACAGAGCTGACCAACATCGCTATGGCAGGCGCAGTTCTTCTTTTATTATTGACACAGAATGAGCATAAAATCGAGGAAGTGTTTGAATCAATTGAATGGGTGACACTGTTCTTCTTCATCGGACTATTTATTTTAATCGGAGGATTGGAAGAGGTAGGTATAATAGATGAAATCGCAAGAGGAATATTACTATATACGGATGGAGATATGCCAAAAACATCACTGGTCATTTTATGGGGTGCGGGCTTTCTATCTGCATTTCTGGATAATATTCCATTCGTTGCGGCAATGATTCCTGTGATAACAGAGTTTTCAGGATACGGCATGACAAACCTTGATCCGCTCTGGTGGTCACTTGCTCTTGGTTCGTGCCTTGGTGGGAACGGAACGCTGATCGGTGCATCTGCTAACGTCGTTGTAGCGGGCCTGGCATTAAAGGAAAAGCAGGAAGTGCGCTTTATTGAATTTATGAAGATTGGTATCCCTATTGTTTGTTTATCTCTCATCATCAGTACCATCTACATATACTTTCGTTATTTACTTCCCTATTACTAG
- a CDS encoding YebC/PmpR family DNA-binding transcriptional regulator — MAGHSKWKNIQRRKNAQDAKRGKVFMKLAKEIFVATKNGGGDPETNPSLRLAIDKAKSSNMPNENIERAIKKAAGDLDGVRYENVTYEGYGPGGAAVMVQLLTDNKNRAAADIRHAFSKNNGNMGENGCVSFMFNRKGLLVIERLENESDEEELLLQVIEVGGEEMITNEDSFEIYTSPEEFQEVKDGLEKSGLQFSSAEVTMVPETYAPLEDSDGLKMLKLIDMLEYNDDVQEVYHNAEISDHVYDQI, encoded by the coding sequence TATCCAGCGGAGAAAGAATGCACAGGATGCGAAGCGTGGAAAAGTTTTCATGAAGCTTGCAAAGGAGATTTTTGTAGCTACGAAAAATGGTGGAGGCGATCCGGAAACAAATCCATCATTAAGGCTTGCGATTGATAAAGCGAAATCCTCGAATATGCCGAATGAAAATATTGAACGTGCTATTAAGAAAGCCGCAGGCGATTTAGATGGCGTGCGGTATGAGAATGTAACCTATGAAGGTTACGGACCAGGTGGTGCCGCGGTTATGGTGCAGCTACTAACCGATAATAAAAATCGAGCAGCAGCCGACATTCGTCATGCGTTTAGTAAGAACAATGGGAACATGGGTGAAAATGGGTGCGTTTCCTTTATGTTCAATCGGAAAGGGTTGCTTGTTATTGAGCGTTTAGAAAATGAGAGCGATGAAGAGGAGCTACTGCTTCAAGTGATTGAAGTTGGGGGAGAGGAAATGATAACGAATGAGGACTCCTTTGAAATCTATACAAGTCCAGAAGAGTTTCAGGAAGTAAAAGATGGACTCGAGAAAAGCGGCCTTCAATTTTCTTCAGCTGAGGTGACGATGGTTCCAGAAACTTACGCTCCACTTGAAGATAGCGATGGTTTAAAAATGCTGAAGCTGATTGACATGCTTGAGTATAATGATGATGTACAGGAAGTGTATCATAATGCAGAAATAAGCGATCATGTTTATGATCAAATTTAA
- a CDS encoding DUF421 domain-containing protein, producing the protein MEYMTIISRTLVLYFVIIIVFRIMGKREIGQLSILDFVVSIMIAELAVMSIEDPKTPMLNTIIPMSILVMIQILMAFISLKSEKVREIVDGKPSVLIDRGKIDETEMKKQRYNFDDLLVQLRENNIASVSDVEFAILEPSGKLSVIKKENDNKNNDPQTLMPLPLILDGKVQEEHLERIGKTALWLRQELRKVGHKDIKRISFCSLHRNGSFFIDLKNEKK; encoded by the coding sequence ATGGAATATATGACAATAATTTCACGGACACTCGTTCTTTATTTTGTCATCATCATTGTGTTTCGAATTATGGGGAAGCGAGAAATTGGTCAGCTAAGCATCCTGGATTTTGTGGTATCCATTATGATAGCGGAGCTTGCGGTGATGTCAATTGAAGACCCAAAGACGCCGATGTTAAATACGATTATCCCAATGAGCATTCTCGTGATGATTCAAATCCTAATGGCTTTTATCTCACTGAAAAGCGAGAAAGTGAGAGAGATTGTTGATGGGAAACCTTCTGTCTTAATTGATCGAGGCAAAATAGATGAGACTGAAATGAAGAAACAGAGGTATAACTTTGATGATCTGCTCGTTCAGCTGAGGGAAAACAACATTGCGTCAGTCTCCGATGTGGAATTTGCTATACTTGAGCCCTCTGGAAAGCTATCCGTTATTAAAAAAGAAAATGATAACAAGAATAACGATCCTCAAACGCTCATGCCTCTACCTCTCATTCTTGATGGGAAAGTACAGGAGGAACATCTTGAGCGTATTGGTAAGACGGCGTTATGGCTTCGTCAGGAGTTGAGGAAAGTTGGACATAAAGATATTAAACGCATCTCCTTTTGTTCCCTTCATCGAAACGGCAGCTTCTTTATTGATTTGAAAAACGAGAAAAAGTAA
- the ruvA gene encoding Holliday junction branch migration protein RuvA, whose protein sequence is MIEYVKGTVEYIDTEYIVVESNAIGYKIYCGNAFAFQKYRNQSIQIFTHHYVREDLIALYGFPTREERLLFEKLLNVSGIGPKGALAILATGEPDKVVSAIEMEDEKFLTKFPGVGKKTARQIILDLKGKLKGFGASEVGLFAVEETQAEGVHELSEAIEALKALGYAEREIKKIKPQLDAEVLTTDQYIKKALQLMLKQ, encoded by the coding sequence TTGATTGAATATGTTAAAGGTACGGTTGAGTATATTGATACAGAGTATATCGTAGTTGAGTCAAATGCGATTGGGTATAAAATCTATTGTGGAAACGCTTTTGCGTTTCAGAAATACCGAAATCAATCGATTCAGATTTTCACGCATCATTATGTAAGAGAAGATCTGATTGCACTTTACGGTTTTCCGACACGGGAAGAGCGTCTTTTGTTTGAAAAATTGTTGAACGTTTCTGGGATTGGTCCTAAGGGGGCGCTTGCAATCCTGGCGACTGGTGAACCTGATAAGGTAGTCAGTGCGATTGAAATGGAAGATGAGAAGTTTCTAACAAAGTTTCCTGGCGTTGGTAAGAAAACAGCGCGGCAGATAATTCTTGATTTGAAAGGGAAATTAAAAGGTTTTGGCGCTTCTGAAGTAGGACTTTTTGCTGTGGAGGAAACGCAAGCAGAAGGTGTTCATGAGCTTAGCGAAGCGATAGAAGCCCTGAAAGCACTCGGATATGCTGAGCGTGAAATTAAGAAAATCAAGCCACAGCTTGATGCTGAGGTTCTTACCACAGATCAATATATTAAAAAGGCACTTCAGCTTATGCTGAAGCAATAA
- a CDS encoding BofC C-terminal domain-containing protein, whose product MKNVYLILCLALFLTYGEASGLAYEGLQQSEKVTRSQISVNAPLEVEVILRTNYADGISVDQTVYETIWAMEDFWSQYMDWQLVDQEEGRMIFEKNIEDISPASKENGYFGLTKDGIITIFDGNPSDKKVIQTFFQIDVGRLESKRRDQLMDGIPVESWYQFEDMLQSFYKVKTAQPVR is encoded by the coding sequence ATGAAAAACGTTTATCTGATCCTCTGTTTAGCGCTTTTCTTAACTTATGGAGAAGCTTCTGGATTAGCTTACGAAGGATTGCAGCAATCGGAAAAGGTTACCCGGTCGCAAATTAGTGTGAACGCCCCTCTTGAAGTTGAAGTCATTCTAAGAACAAATTACGCGGATGGCATATCTGTAGACCAAACGGTTTATGAAACCATCTGGGCAATGGAAGACTTCTGGAGTCAGTATATGGACTGGCAACTCGTGGATCAAGAAGAGGGTCGAATGATTTTCGAGAAAAATATTGAGGATATCTCTCCTGCTAGTAAGGAGAACGGGTACTTCGGATTAACTAAGGATGGAATCATAACAATCTTCGATGGAAACCCTTCAGATAAGAAAGTCATTCAAACATTTTTTCAAATTGACGTTGGAAGATTAGAAAGCAAAAGACGCGATCAGCTCATGGACGGGATTCCTGTTGAATCCTGGTATCAGTTCGAGGATATGCTTCAATCGTTTTATAAAGTGAAAACAGCGCAACCTGTCCGATAG
- the spoVB gene encoding stage V sporulation protein B produces the protein MSKQTFLRGTLFLILAGLITKILGFINRIVMFRIMGEEGVGLYMMAVPTLILTITLTRLGLPVAISKMVAEADAEGDRQKIKRILIVSLSITTVLSIIFTTVMVLAAPILSNVFFTDERTFYPLIAIAPVVSIVALSSVLRGYFQGLQNMRPSAYSQVIEQIVRICLVALLTGAFLPYGVEYAAAGAMISVVLGELASLLYMFSMFKMKKRIKIRSDFFHYLKGGRKTFNDLMKISLPTTGSQLIGSIAYFFEPIMVARSLAVAGVATTLATKQYGHLSGLAIPLLFLPTFITYSLQVSLVPAISEAHAQKQYKQIQHRLSQAIRLSMVVGGLSVVVTYIFAVPLMDIMYNAPHVAIYVQVMAPFFFFYYFQGPLAAALQALDLAKAAMINSFIGAVVKLLAIFLLATRPELGIMGAALAIVIGILLVTLLHFATLVKAIGFSIVVSDLLKGVIIIILAAFAGHLFYQTLTSSSSDIIGTTLAIAFTSVVYAILLLLLGLINRNDLRRLPVIGKFVH, from the coding sequence ATGTCAAAGCAAACCTTTTTAAGAGGGACGCTCTTTCTCATTCTTGCTGGCTTAATTACGAAAATCCTTGGATTCATTAATCGAATTGTGATGTTCCGTATCATGGGTGAAGAAGGTGTTGGTCTATACATGATGGCCGTCCCAACATTAATCTTAACCATCACCCTAACACGTCTCGGACTTCCTGTCGCTATTTCTAAAATGGTTGCGGAGGCAGATGCGGAAGGGGATAGACAAAAAATCAAACGTATTCTGATCGTTTCCCTTTCAATCACTACCGTATTGAGCATCATATTCACCACAGTGATGGTGCTAGCTGCACCGATTTTATCAAATGTGTTCTTTACCGATGAACGTACCTTCTATCCTTTAATTGCCATTGCCCCTGTTGTGTCCATCGTGGCTTTATCCTCCGTTTTAAGAGGCTATTTTCAAGGGCTTCAGAACATGCGTCCATCTGCCTATTCTCAAGTCATCGAACAAATTGTCCGCATCTGTCTCGTTGCGCTTTTAACTGGTGCTTTTCTACCTTATGGCGTAGAATATGCTGCAGCAGGCGCAATGATCTCAGTCGTACTTGGTGAACTCGCTTCCCTTCTCTACATGTTTTCAATGTTCAAAATGAAGAAACGAATCAAAATCCGTAGCGATTTCTTTCATTATTTAAAAGGTGGCAGAAAAACATTTAACGATTTAATGAAAATTTCATTGCCAACAACTGGAAGTCAATTAATTGGATCTATTGCTTATTTTTTCGAACCCATTATGGTCGCAAGAAGTTTAGCTGTAGCAGGTGTGGCCACTACTCTCGCTACCAAGCAATATGGACATTTATCGGGACTAGCGATTCCGCTACTCTTCCTTCCAACATTTATCACATACTCGCTACAGGTTTCCCTGGTTCCGGCCATTAGTGAAGCACATGCCCAAAAGCAGTACAAGCAAATCCAGCATCGCTTAAGTCAGGCCATTCGTCTTTCGATGGTCGTGGGAGGACTCTCAGTAGTTGTGACATATATTTTTGCAGTTCCTCTAATGGACATCATGTACAACGCTCCACACGTGGCGATCTATGTCCAGGTCATGGCCCCTTTCTTTTTCTTTTACTATTTCCAGGGGCCACTCGCAGCCGCTCTTCAAGCACTTGATTTAGCAAAAGCAGCTATGATTAACAGCTTTATTGGAGCAGTTGTAAAACTTCTGGCCATTTTCTTACTTGCCACAAGACCAGAGCTTGGCATTATGGGAGCAGCACTTGCGATTGTGATCGGCATACTACTCGTGACCCTTCTTCATTTCGCTACGCTAGTTAAAGCGATTGGCTTTTCAATTGTTGTTAGCGACTTATTAAAAGGGGTGATCATCATCATTCTCGCTGCTTTTGCAGGGCACCTTTTCTATCAGACATTGACAAGTTCATCCTCTGATATTATTGGTACGACGTTAGCAATCGCATTTACTTCGGTGGTCTATGCGATCTTACTTTTGCTACTGGGACTTATTAACCGTAATGATCTCAGAAGACTTCCTGTTATAGGGAAATTTGTTCATTGA
- a CDS encoding DUF2905 domain-containing protein, with protein sequence MGISKLFIVLGIAFLLIGILWSFIGKLPGDIVIKKGNTTFFFPIVTSIVVSILLTLFFFIIGKFR encoded by the coding sequence ATGGGCATATCCAAGCTATTTATTGTCCTTGGAATTGCATTTCTCCTTATAGGAATTCTCTGGTCCTTTATTGGGAAATTGCCAGGAGATATTGTTATTAAGAAAGGAAACACAACGTTTTTCTTTCCAATCGTTACATCTATTGTCGTAAGCATACTGCTTACCTTATTCTTTTTTATCATCGGTAAATTCCGATAG
- a CDS encoding COG2426 family protein produces MKEEIKHFVVDNLGFLPQEAVVVIVSALPILELRGGLPLAYTFDFPFLKAFLLSLLGNALPIIPLLLLFQPLSNWLMRFKWYNRFYDWLYQRTLSKSKNVDKYGAIGLILFTAVPLPTTGAYSACVAAALFAIRFKYAFLSILTGVIIAGLGVGAAIYSIF; encoded by the coding sequence ATGAAAGAAGAGATTAAACATTTTGTGGTAGATAACCTTGGTTTTCTTCCACAGGAAGCGGTCGTTGTTATTGTATCTGCCCTTCCAATATTGGAGTTGCGAGGTGGATTGCCACTGGCATATACCTTTGATTTTCCTTTCCTTAAGGCTTTTCTTTTAAGCTTGTTGGGGAATGCATTGCCAATCATCCCATTGCTGTTGCTTTTTCAACCGCTCAGTAACTGGTTAATGCGATTTAAATGGTACAATCGTTTCTATGATTGGCTCTATCAAAGAACGCTTAGCAAAAGTAAGAATGTAGATAAATATGGAGCGATCGGCCTCATTCTATTTACGGCTGTGCCACTTCCAACGACAGGTGCATACAGCGCATGTGTTGCTGCTGCGCTTTTTGCTATTCGATTTAAATACGCCTTTCTATCGATCCTTACCGGTGTCATTATTGCTGGACTCGGGGTTGGCGCGGCGATTTATTCAATTTTCTAA
- the yajC gene encoding preprotein translocase subunit YajC: protein MGSTLMNLIPLLLMFAIFYFLLIRPQQKRQKKTKEMQANLEKGNKVVTIGGMHGIIDAMDEGTITIRTTDGTKMVFDRAAIRESITEYSK from the coding sequence ATGGGTTCTACGTTAATGAATTTAATTCCGCTTCTTTTAATGTTTGCGATTTTTTATTTCCTTTTGATCCGACCGCAACAGAAGCGTCAAAAGAAAACGAAAGAGATGCAAGCAAACCTTGAAAAAGGTAATAAAGTTGTTACCATCGGTGGTATGCACGGAATTATTGATGCAATGGATGAAGGTACAATCACAATCCGCACAACTGACGGTACAAAGATGGTGTTTGACCGAGCGGCAATTCGCGAATCAATCACTGAATATAGCAAGTAA